One window of the Nicotiana tabacum cultivar K326 chromosome 4, ASM71507v2, whole genome shotgun sequence genome contains the following:
- the LOC107826150 gene encoding LOW QUALITY PROTEIN: UPF0496 protein At3g49070-like (The sequence of the model RefSeq protein was modified relative to this genomic sequence to represent the inferred CDS: inserted 2 bases in 1 codon) — protein MKIKFRPALRKYFAWNEAQIEKPAHIELDLREEYAHAFRTESYADFWTRVLALGEKISSPTKIVGSTSAARLLSYRLFVEHLLDPDQPTVTRILDLIQTHPQTHSLLSEYFXQTAEASLLCSVLLKNVESTRSKYKSLKFTLDAFQKTPYSNVDRMPKIVSRLTKFCNSLNPFVSSASSPLRFQVVQTDCSHLLKRLELRRDKTKVRLRLMNKLKHGSAVFLVALTVSLTIIVATHALALLVATPIVMAASFQLASTKKLARWSAQLDIAAKGTYILIRDLDTISRLVGRLTDELEDLQAIVRFWLERGGDPVQLQLQASGEVARQLKKIYASFVEQLDELEEHLYLCFMTINRARNLVITEIMNSGHPNSAPYLLPKE, from the exons ATGAAGATAAAATTTCGTCCAGCATTGAGAAAATACTTTGCATGGAATG AGGCCCAAATCGAGAAACCGGCCCACATAGAATTGGACCTCCGAGAGGAATATGCCCATGCCTTTCGAACCGAATCCTATGCTGACTTCTGGACACGTGTCCTTGCTTTAGGTGAAAAGATTTCTTCCCCAACAAAAATTGTCGGCTCCACTTCAGCTGCTCGGCTTCTCTCTTACCGGCTTTTCGTGGAGCATCTTTTGGATCCGGATCAACCCACCGTTACTCGGATCCTGGATTTGATCCAAACCCACCCACAAACTCACTCTCTACTATCGGAATATTT TCAGACTGCTGAAGCCTCATTACTCTGCAGTGTATTGCTAAAAAATGTGGAAAGTACACGATCCAAATATAAATCACTTAAATTCACCTTAGACGCTTTCCAAAAAACACCATATTCAAATGTGGACCGCATGCCCAAGATTGTGAGCCGGTTAACCAAATTCTGTAATTCCCTTAACCCGTTTGTTTCATCTGCATCTTCACCGCTCCGATTTCAAGTCGTTCAAACCGATTGTTCTCACCTGCTAAAACGACTCGAGCTCAGGCGAGATAAGACCAAAGTCAGACTGCGACTAATGAACAAACTGAAACACGGCTCAGCCGTATTTCTTGTAGCTTTAACTGTCTCGCTTACAATAATTGTCGCGACTCATGCACTTGCTTTACTCGTAGCGACTCCAATTGTAATGGCGGCTTCATTCCAGCTCGCGTCGACTAAGAAGCTAGCAAGATGGTCAGCTCAGCTTGACATAGCTGCAAAAGGGACCTACATATTAATTAGAGACTTGGATACTATAAGCCGGCTAGTGGGTCGGCTAACTGATGAATTAGAAGATTTACAAGCCATAGTTCGATTTTGGCTAGAACGAGGTGGAGATCCTGTTCAACTTCAACTTCAAGCCAGTGGGGAAGTAGCGCGCCAATTGAAGAAGATTTATGCAAGCTTTGTGGAGCAATTGGATGAATTAGAAGAACATTTGTACTTGTGTTTCATGACCATCAATAGGGCTAGAAACCTTGTGATCACAGAAATTATGAATTCGGGTCACCCAAATTCAGCCCCATATTTGTTACCCAAAGAATAG